GCTTCTGGAACCTGCGTACCGCCAAGGGCAAGAAGATCGCCGTCAGGATCACCGGCCACACGTACGCCATGAGCAGCGCGTGCTGCTCGACCCAGGAGTCACCGCCGCCGACCGGGGTGCCGAACAGGTCGCGGGTGGCGGCGGCCGTGGAGGAGATCGGGTTCCAGGAGGCCACGGCGCCGAGCCAGTCGGGCATCAGCTGGGGTGCGACGAAGATGCTGGAGATCATCGTGAGCGGGAAGGCCACCGCGAACAGGCCGCCCGCCGCCTCCGGGTTGGGCACGATCAGCCCCAGCCACACACCGATCCAGATCAGCGCGAACCGCAGCCACAGCAGCAGCCCGAACGCGGCGAGGAAGCCCAGGCCCCCGTCCGGCCGCCAGCCCATGGCGATCGCGGTCAGCATCATGATGGCCAACTCGGCGCAGGCGACCAGCAGATCGGTGACCCCGCGCCCGGCCACGACCGCCGAGGACGCCATCGGCATGGAGCGGAACCGGTCGATCACGCCCTTCGTGGCGTCGTACACCACGAGCGTCGCGGTGTTGATGAAGCCGAACGCCATCGTCATCACGAACATCCCGGGCATCAGGAAGTCCTTGTAGTCCCCGCCGCCGGGCACCTGCATGGCGCTGCCGAAGACATAGCAGTAGAGGAGGACGGAGAGGATCGGGAAGCCCAGCTGCCAGGCGATGTTGACGGGCTGGCGCTGGTAGTGGGTCAGGCCCCGGCGGACGATGTTCCAGACGTCGGCGAGGATCCAGTAGGCGCGGCCGTGGGTGGCCTGGCCGGTCAGGTCGACGGTGCTCATGCGGCGGTCTCCTCCTTCTCCGTGCGGTGTCCGGTCAGGCGCAGGAACACGTCGTCGAGGCTGGGCCTGCGCAGCCCGATGTCCTCCACCCGGACGCCCTCGTCCTGGAGGGTGCGGGCCACCTCGGTGAGCGCCGAGACGCGGTCGAGGACCGGGGCGTGGACGCGCAACTCGCCCTCCTCCGCCTCGGGTTCGCCGTCCGAGACGCGGGCGACGACCTTCACCACCCGCGGGATGTCGGCCCGTTCGGCGACCACCACCTCGACGCGGTCGCCGCCGACCCTGCTCTTCAGCCCGTCCGGGGTGTCGTCGGCGATGGAGCGCCCCTGGTCGATGACGGTGATGCGGGAGGCCAGCTTGTCGGCCTCCTCCAGATACTGCGTGGTCAGCAGCACGGTGGTGCCACTCGCCACCAACGCCCGCACGGAGTCCCAGACTTCGCCCCGGCTGCGGGGGTCGAGTCCGGTGGTCGGCTCGTCCAGGAAGAGGACGGCCGGGGCGAGGATCATGGAGGCGGCGAGGTCGAGGCGGCGCCGCATGCCGCCGCTGTACTTGCCGACGCCCTTGTCCGCGGCGTCGGTGAGGTCGAACTGCTCCAGCAGGTCGGTGGCGCGCGCCTTGGCCCGTCGGCCGCCGAGATGGAAGAGCCGGCCGAACATCTCCAGGTTCTGCCGGCCGGTGAGCACCTCGTCCACGGCCGCGTACTGCCCGGTCAACCCGATGCGGGCGCGCACCTCGCGCGCGTGCCGGGCCACGTCCAGGCCGGCCACGGTCGCCTGTCCGCCGTCCAGCCGCAGCAGCGTGGCCAGGATGCGGACGGCCGTGGTCTTCCCGGCGCCGTTCGGCCCGAGCAGTCCGTGCACGGTGCCTTCGCGGACGGCCAGGTCGAAGCCGTCGAGGGCGCGCTTCTCGCCGTACCGCTTCTCCAGTGCCTCGGCGCGCACCGCGTATCCGTCAGTCATGGGTTCCCCCTTGGTCTCCTTAACTGAGTACACCGTACCCGATTGCGCGTACGCCGTACCCAATTAAATTCCGGGGAACTAAGCTGCACCCATGACGAGCAGTTCGGAGACCAGCGGCGGCGGAGACATCGTCCGCACCCTTGAGCTCCTGTGGGACACGGGCCGGCGACCCAGCCGCGGACCCAAACCGGCCCTGACCCTGGACCGGATCGTGGAAGCGGCCGTCCAGGTGGCGGACGCCGACGGTCTGGACGCGGTGTCGATGCGCCGCGTCGCCGGCGAGCTCGGCACCGGCGCGATGTCGCTGTACCGGTACGTCCCCGGCAAGGCCGAGCTGCTCGACCTGATGCTGGACCGGGTACAGCGGCCGTCCGAGAACCCGGCGGACCTGGGCGACGGCGACTGGCGGTCGGCCCTGGAGGCCCTGGGCCGCGCGACCCTCGCCCTCTACCGCCGGCACCCCTGGCTGCTCCAGGTCAACCAGTCCCGCCCGATCCTCGGCCCGAGCGCCCTGGACGGCATGGAGAAGGTCCTCACCCTCATCAAGCCGATGGGCCTGACCGACCCCGAGCTGGTCTCGGCGATCATCATGATCGACGGTTACGTCGTCGGTGCCGCCCGCACCCAGCTGTACCAGCAGGAGGTGGAGCGCCGAACGGGCCTGACGGACGCGGAGTTCTGGCAGGCCCAGGTGCCGACGCTGGAGAAGGTCATGGCGACGGGCCGCTACCCCGTGCTCGCCGCCCTCTCCGACGACGCGTTCGGCACCGACTTCGACCACTTCGAGTTCGGCCTGCAACGCATCCTGGACGGCCTGGAAGTCATCGTGTCGCGGCGCCGGACGGAACAGTGATCCTGGCCCGGCGGCTCACTTACGGCGCAGCACCCGGAACCCGAACACGACGGCCGCGGCGATGGCCACGGCGAAGGCGCCGACCTTGACGTTCTTGCCGTCGGAGCCGCCGTCGCCGTCGGCCTGACCCGAACTCCCGCTGCCGGACGGCGAGTCGGACGATCCGCCGCCCCCGGGCGCGTCCTCGGCCACCACCTCGCTGTTGGCGCCCTCACTGCCGAGCATCAGCTTGGTGCCGTCCGGCGAGTAACTCACGGACTCCCCCTGCCCGATGGGCACGCTGATCCGGCCGCCGCGCTTGAGGTCGCCGCCGTTCCAGTCGTACCAGATGCCGCCGAAGTAGCCGCGTACGGCGAGCCGTCGGCCGTCCGGCGAGAAGGCGGCGTCGGTGGCCCAGAGGTCGACGGCGGCGGCGGGCCTGAAGACGTTGGCACCGGAGGTGGAGAGCTTGGCGGGCCCCTCGTACAGATGCCCGCCGTCCTCCTGCTTGTCGATGAGGTAGACGCGCCCGGTCTTCGGATGGACGATCATCGACTCCGCGTCACGGGAGCCGTCGGAGTACTTCACGACGTACTGCTTGGCGCGGATCGTCTGGTCCTTGAGCTCCTTGGGCTCGGGCAGCTGGTAGATCCAGACGTAGGGCCAGGTCACCCCGTCGTTGTCGCCGATGTCCCCGACGTAGATCTGGTTGTCGGGCCCGATGGCGATGGCCTCGACGTCCCGCTGGGTGCCGACACCCTTCAGGGTGATCCTCGCGACGGTCTTCCCGGTGGAGCTGTCGACGGCGTAGAGGTAGGTGCCGGTGTCCTGGTCGTTGTGGGTCCAGTAGATGCCCGGGTGCTGACGGGACGCGGCGAGCCCGCTGGACTCGGTGATGCGCGGATCCTCGATGGTGAACCCGCTGTCCCCGTCGGCGGCGACCGCGGGGCTCGCGCCCGTGAGAACGAGCAGGGCAGTGGCTCCGACAACACCGAGTAGCGCACGCATGGGGCCAAGCTTGCCATCCCTGGAAGGGCGTTCAAGTGTCCGGCCTCACACCCCACCGCGACCGCTGATCGTTCATCATGAGCGGATGCTCAGGTTCATGCCCGTCGGCGACTCCATGACGATCGGAAGCGCGGGCGAACACACATGGCGTTACCGGATGTGGCAGCACCTGCGCGGCACCTACGGCCGCCCCTTCGCCCTCGTCGGCCCGCGCGAGACGCTCCACGACAAGGCGACGGACACACCCACCTCGTACGAGTACGCCGACCCGGACTTCCCCCGCGCCCACCTCGCCGGCTGGGGCGAGGGGTGGCTGCACATGGCTCCGCTGATCGGTGACGCGGTCCGCTCCTGCCGGGCCGACGTCCTGCTGGTGTCACTGGGCCTCATCGACCTGGGCTTCTACACCAACGCGGAACAGACGGCGGAGAACGTCCGCGCCTTCGTCGCGGAGGCGCGCGCGGCGCAGCCCCGCGTCCGCATGGTGCTGCTCCCGGTCATCCCGAACGTCCGGGCCCAGGACGACCCGCCCTTCGGCACCCAGGTCACCCTCTTCAACGAACTCCTGGCCAAGGCGGTGGCCGACCTCGACGAGCCCCGCTCCCCCCTCCTGCTGGCCTCGCCGCCGCCGTCGTACGACATCACCCACGACACCTACGACGGCACCCACCCGAACGCGAGCGGCGAACACAAGATCGCGGCGGCTTTCGCGGAGGCGATGCATCAGGGGTGGGGGGTCGGGGAGCCCTACGTCTCCTCATCCTTGAGGTAGGCGGCACGCGCTTCCCCCACGTGTCCTGGTCACCGTGCGTATCGTTGTACTGCGCGGCTGTCCTTGTGCGAGGGGAAGCCGGGGAGGAGCGCCACGATGACCGTCCTTGAAGACAGGATCGCGATGGCTGAGGAAGACGACGAGCTGACGCTGGACAACCTGTTCGCGTCGCTTGAGCCGGCCACCCCCGAGGGATACAAGGTCGAGATCGTCGAGGGGACTGTCTTCATGGTGCCGCAGCGGGACATCCACTGGGCCATCATCCGCAGGATCGTCCGTGCTCTTGAGGATGTGTTCGGCGTGGACGTGAATGTCCTCTCGGACGTTCGCATCGACTTCCCGGGCGCCTTGAACGGCTACGCTCCCGATGTGGCGAAGGTCCGTGAGGGTGCCACGAAGAATGCCAAGAATCTCTGGTCCCACCAGGACCTGGAGTTCATCGCCGAGGTGATCTCCCAAGGCACCGCCGCCAATGACTACGGCCCCAAGCGGATCGCCTACGCCACCGCCGAGGTGCCCGTCTACCTCATCGCGGATCCCTATCAGGGCCGCTGCCACGTCTTCACGGATCCCAAGGAAGGCGACTACGCCACCGAGACGAGGGTCAGCTTCGGCAGCACCGTCGACCTCACCGGCACCGTGGTCGGCCTCACCCTCGAGACCGACGGATTCCCCCGCGACTGAGACGGGTCACTTGCCGCCGGCGGGTGGTGTCGCCGCGGGTTCCGCGAAGAACTGCCAGATCGTGATCACGGCGATGAGCTGGCCGATGAGGTAGGCGACCTGCAAGGAGTAGTAGCGCATCTGGTAGATCGACAGCAGCAGCCCCAGGCGGCTCTGCCAGTACCGGCGTTCACCTCGGAAGGTGTCCAGGTCCAGCGCGATACCCGTGACGGTGAGGACGAGCAGCATCGTCGCGGCGTACAGCGCGAGGTTGGCGGCGCCCTCCTGGGTGAACCAGCCGAACAACGCGTCCAGCGCCAGCGGAACACTGAAGGCGAGCACGACCGGAATCGCTTTGACCGCCCCGCGCCGCCCGGGCAGCACCCGCCACAGCGCCCCCAGGAAGAACCCGCCGCCGACCCAGGTGGACAGCCAGTAGACGATGCCGAGCGCCATGCCGGGCAGGCCGAACAGATCCAGCAGGGTGTCCCGCCAGGCCTCTCCCCGGACGAAGCCCGCCCAGGTCGAGAGGACGGCGGCGAGGAGACCGGGAACCAGTGCGCAGCGGACACCGCGGACGCCGTTGGCCCACCAGGTGTTCCTCGGCCCCAGCGCCAAAGCCGCGTCGACCACGGACACTTGCGCGGGAAGACGGTCGGGGAACGGCAGCGGGCCAGCCGCGGGCCAGTCATGCAGATCGTCCAACCGCCCTTCCAGCACCTGCCGTTCGGGCGGCTCGTCGCCGAACAGGCCCTGGTCCAAGCGGCGCAGCTCCGCGTGGGTCTCACGGTAGACCCGTGACTTCTCCATCAGCTCGCGGCGGGCGGCGGCGGCCGCCGCGAGGGGCCACTTTGAGACCTCGAAGCGTTGCTCCAGGACGGCGAGGCTCCGGAAGGAGACCACCGCCGCGTACAGGGCCAGCATGTAGACGGGGATCCAGAGGACCTCGGCGAGTGAGTTCGCGAGGCGGCCGCCGCTGATGGACACCGCGACCGGAAAGAACGCGAGGAACAGCAGACGGTCCGCCGGGTCCTCCAGGGGTGAGCCCTTCGGGGCTCGCCTGGTGTGCAGTACGGCGAGCATGGCGAGGGCGGTGAGAATCCAGGAGTAAGTGAGGATCCAGCCCTGACCCTTGGACACGGACCACATCGCTTCCCAGACGAAGTCGCTCCGATGCTGGATCCCGTACGAGGGGTCGCCACGGTCGCTGAGCCAGGAGGCGCGCTGCCAGTTGCGTTCCTCCGTGAGCGCGTAGCAGAGGGCCACCACGGCCGTCCACACGGCGATGGCGGGTACGACGATCCGCAACCGCAGCTCACGGTCCCTCGGTTGCCCACCGGAAGGAACACCTCTACGGGTCTTCGGGATGAGCTCCCCGTCGACGCCGAGCCGCCACGCGACGGCGACGAATCCGAGGACTGTCAGGGCCATCAGACAGCACGAGGCCGTCGTCTCGGCGGCGAGTGCCAGATCCGACGTCATCGGCTGGTCGTCCCACCACTGGTACAGGTCGAACCCCTCGGGCAGGCTCATGGTCACCGCGGGCGGGATCGCCAACAAGGCACCGACGACCCAGACGCGCCGGGGCGGTTTCGCGAAGGCGAGCAACAGAGCACCGGTGGCCAGTGCGAAGACATGTCCCCGCAGCAGCGCGTCCTCGAACCACCATGCGCTGCGCCGCACGTCGTATTCATGGATGAGATCGTCCGTGTACGTCAGCACGAAGAGGGCGACGGCGATGACGGCCCAGTATTCGAGGTTGCGCAGGACGGGATCCCGCGTGCGGCGGCGCGGGCGATAGCGGGCCGCCGCCCACAGCAGCAGGGCGGACATGGTCGTCGTCGACACCAATCCGCCGACCCAGTCGAGGCCCTGGGCGGTCAGGCGCTCGCTCTGCGCGGCCCACAGACGCTGCCAGGACGGCTTGACGGCGACGGTCACGGAGGGAGCCGAGCGCGAGCCCGTCATGCGGTTCTCGGGCCGCCACACCAGCCGGGAGCCGTCCTCCACGGCCGTCGGCCACGGCTGCGCGCTCTCGACCCCGGGTGCGCCCGGGTCCACCGTGATCGCGTCCCACCGGGCACCGCTCAGCGCGAGCGGTGGCCGGAGCGTCACGGACCAGGTGCCGGCTCCGGCCCGCAGCCGCCAGATCCCCACGTCGAGGTTCTCGTGGTACTGGCTGACCCAGGAATGGGCCTCGTAGACGACTCGGACTCGGCCGCCCTTCTCCGCCATGACCTCCGGCGCACCGGGGCGCCACTCCCACCAGCGCAACGGGTCCTGCCAGCCCGTCGCCTGCCGGGTGAGGCAGGCCATCGCGGTGGTGTGCGCGGGGCTGTGCCGACTGAGCAGCAGTGCCTCGGCGAAGGCCCAGTCGCCGGGTACGTCGACGGTTTGCCTGGTGACGACCTTCGTGTACGTACGGTCGTCGTGGAGGAGTTCGAGACTGGTCGACACCCTGGCTTCGGCGAGGCCCGTGCTCACGCACGCGGGGTCCGCCGTGTCCGCCGCACGCGCGGAACCGGGGCAGAGCAGCACCCACACGACCACCACGACCGCCGCCCACGCCCGGCTTCCCGGCAAGTCCGCCCCCCGACCGACTCATCACTGTGCGTTGCCGGTCATATTGCCCACGACCTCGCACAACAACTCCTCTGCCACGAAGGGCGCTACGGCCGACGGCACGGACGCGGGCCTGCGGGTGAAGAGCAGCGCCGTGTCGGCGTCAAGGCTCAAGATCACCCTTGCCTAGAGCGCACTCCACGCCGTTGGCTAGGGAGACATGAAGTACACGCAGCTCGGACGCACCGGACTCAAGGTCAGCCGACTCGTCCTCGGCACCATGAACTTCGGCCCGCAGACCGATGAGGCCGACTCCCACGCGATCATGGATTCGGCCCTCGACGCGGGCATCAACTTCTTCGACACCGCCAACGTGTACGGCTGGGGCGAGAACAAGGGCCGTACCGAGGAGATCATCGGCAACTGGTTCGCGAAGAGCCCCGCGCATCGCGACAGGACCGTCCTCGCCACGAAGGTCTACGGCAACATGGCCGGCGACGGCCCCTCCTGGCCGAACCACGACAAGCTCTCCGCCCTCAACATCCGGCGGGCGGTGGACGCGAGCCTCAAGCGGCTGCAGACCGACTACATCGACGTCTACCAGTTCCACCACGTCGACCGCGCCACCCCCTTCGAGGAGATCTGGCAGGCGATCGACGTCCTCGTCCAGCAGGGCAAGATCCTCTACGTCGGGTCCAGCAACTTCCCCGGGTACAAGATCGCCCAGGCCAACGAGATCGCCGCCCGGCGCGGCGGCACCATCGGGCTCGTCAGCGAGCAGTGCCTCTACAACCTCGCCGAGCGCCGCGCCGAGATGGAGGTCATTCCGGCCGCGCAGGAGTACGGGCTCGGTGTCATCCCGTGGTCGCCGCTGCACGGCGGGCTGCTCGGCGGTGTCATCAAGAAGGAGGTCGAGGGCGGGCGCCGGGCCGGTGGCCGGGCCGCCGACGCCCTCGCCAACACCACCGTCCGCGCCCAGATCCAGTCGTACGAGGATCTCCTCGACAAGCACGGACTCGCCCCCGGCGAGGCCGCCCTGGCCTGGCTCCTCACCCGCCCCGGCGTGACCGGCCCCATCGTCGGACCGCGTACGGCCGAACAGTTGGAGTCGGCGATCAGGGCGGTGGAACTGGAGCTGAGCGAGGACCTGCTGACCGGCCTGGA
Above is a window of Streptomyces sp. NBC_00490 DNA encoding:
- a CDS encoding Uma2 family endonuclease yields the protein MTVLEDRIAMAEEDDELTLDNLFASLEPATPEGYKVEIVEGTVFMVPQRDIHWAIIRRIVRALEDVFGVDVNVLSDVRIDFPGALNGYAPDVAKVREGATKNAKNLWSHQDLEFIAEVISQGTAANDYGPKRIAYATAEVPVYLIADPYQGRCHVFTDPKEGDYATETRVSFGSTVDLTGTVVGLTLETDGFPRD
- a CDS encoding ATP-binding cassette domain-containing protein is translated as MTDGYAVRAEALEKRYGEKRALDGFDLAVREGTVHGLLGPNGAGKTTAVRILATLLRLDGGQATVAGLDVARHAREVRARIGLTGQYAAVDEVLTGRQNLEMFGRLFHLGGRRAKARATDLLEQFDLTDAADKGVGKYSGGMRRRLDLAASMILAPAVLFLDEPTTGLDPRSRGEVWDSVRALVASGTTVLLTTQYLEEADKLASRITVIDQGRSIADDTPDGLKSRVGGDRVEVVVAERADIPRVVKVVARVSDGEPEAEEGELRVHAPVLDRVSALTEVARTLQDEGVRVEDIGLRRPSLDDVFLRLTGHRTEKEETAA
- a CDS encoding TetR/AcrR family transcriptional regulator, which produces MTSSSETSGGGDIVRTLELLWDTGRRPSRGPKPALTLDRIVEAAVQVADADGLDAVSMRRVAGELGTGAMSLYRYVPGKAELLDLMLDRVQRPSENPADLGDGDWRSALEALGRATLALYRRHPWLLQVNQSRPILGPSALDGMEKVLTLIKPMGLTDPELVSAIIMIDGYVVGAARTQLYQQEVERRTGLTDAEFWQAQVPTLEKVMATGRYPVLAALSDDAFGTDFDHFEFGLQRILDGLEVIVSRRRTEQ
- a CDS encoding DUF6185 family protein; translation: MPGSRAWAAVVVVVWVLLCPGSARAADTADPACVSTGLAEARVSTSLELLHDDRTYTKVVTRQTVDVPGDWAFAEALLLSRHSPAHTTAMACLTRQATGWQDPLRWWEWRPGAPEVMAEKGGRVRVVYEAHSWVSQYHENLDVGIWRLRAGAGTWSVTLRPPLALSGARWDAITVDPGAPGVESAQPWPTAVEDGSRLVWRPENRMTGSRSAPSVTVAVKPSWQRLWAAQSERLTAQGLDWVGGLVSTTTMSALLLWAAARYRPRRRTRDPVLRNLEYWAVIAVALFVLTYTDDLIHEYDVRRSAWWFEDALLRGHVFALATGALLLAFAKPPRRVWVVGALLAIPPAVTMSLPEGFDLYQWWDDQPMTSDLALAAETTASCCLMALTVLGFVAVAWRLGVDGELIPKTRRGVPSGGQPRDRELRLRIVVPAIAVWTAVVALCYALTEERNWQRASWLSDRGDPSYGIQHRSDFVWEAMWSVSKGQGWILTYSWILTALAMLAVLHTRRAPKGSPLEDPADRLLFLAFFPVAVSISGGRLANSLAEVLWIPVYMLALYAAVVSFRSLAVLEQRFEVSKWPLAAAAAARRELMEKSRVYRETHAELRRLDQGLFGDEPPERQVLEGRLDDLHDWPAAGPLPFPDRLPAQVSVVDAALALGPRNTWWANGVRGVRCALVPGLLAAVLSTWAGFVRGEAWRDTLLDLFGLPGMALGIVYWLSTWVGGGFFLGALWRVLPGRRGAVKAIPVVLAFSVPLALDALFGWFTQEGAANLALYAATMLLVLTVTGIALDLDTFRGERRYWQSRLGLLLSIYQMRYYSLQVAYLIGQLIAVITIWQFFAEPAATPPAGGK
- a CDS encoding aldo/keto reductase, with product MKYTQLGRTGLKVSRLVLGTMNFGPQTDEADSHAIMDSALDAGINFFDTANVYGWGENKGRTEEIIGNWFAKSPAHRDRTVLATKVYGNMAGDGPSWPNHDKLSALNIRRAVDASLKRLQTDYIDVYQFHHVDRATPFEEIWQAIDVLVQQGKILYVGSSNFPGYKIAQANEIAARRGGTIGLVSEQCLYNLAERRAEMEVIPAAQEYGLGVIPWSPLHGGLLGGVIKKEVEGGRRAGGRAADALANTTVRAQIQSYEDLLDKHGLAPGEAALAWLLTRPGVTGPIVGPRTAEQLESAIRAVELELSEDLLTGLDEIFPGPGPSPEAFAW
- a CDS encoding ABC transporter permease, which codes for MSTVDLTGQATHGRAYWILADVWNIVRRGLTHYQRQPVNIAWQLGFPILSVLLYCYVFGSAMQVPGGGDYKDFLMPGMFVMTMAFGFINTATLVVYDATKGVIDRFRSMPMASSAVVAGRGVTDLLVACAELAIMMLTAIAMGWRPDGGLGFLAAFGLLLWLRFALIWIGVWLGLIVPNPEAAGGLFAVAFPLTMISSIFVAPQLMPDWLGAVASWNPISSTAAATRDLFGTPVGGGDSWVEQHALLMAYVWPVILTAIFLPLAVRRFQKLSR
- a CDS encoding WD40 repeat domain-containing protein codes for the protein MRALLGVVGATALLVLTGASPAVAADGDSGFTIEDPRITESSGLAASRQHPGIYWTHNDQDTGTYLYAVDSSTGKTVARITLKGVGTQRDVEAIAIGPDNQIYVGDIGDNDGVTWPYVWIYQLPEPKELKDQTIRAKQYVVKYSDGSRDAESMIVHPKTGRVYLIDKQEDGGHLYEGPAKLSTSGANVFRPAAAVDLWATDAAFSPDGRRLAVRGYFGGIWYDWNGGDLKRGGRISVPIGQGESVSYSPDGTKLMLGSEGANSEVVAEDAPGGGGSSDSPSGSGSSGQADGDGGSDGKNVKVGAFAVAIAAAVVFGFRVLRRK
- a CDS encoding SGNH/GDSL hydrolase family protein, which translates into the protein MLRFMPVGDSMTIGSAGEHTWRYRMWQHLRGTYGRPFALVGPRETLHDKATDTPTSYEYADPDFPRAHLAGWGEGWLHMAPLIGDAVRSCRADVLLVSLGLIDLGFYTNAEQTAENVRAFVAEARAAQPRVRMVLLPVIPNVRAQDDPPFGTQVTLFNELLAKAVADLDEPRSPLLLASPPPSYDITHDTYDGTHPNASGEHKIAAAFAEAMHQGWGVGEPYVSSSLR